In Nitratidesulfovibrio sp., the following are encoded in one genomic region:
- a CDS encoding molybdopterin-binding protein — MQGHEHGLSIVPVHEAVGMMLCHDMTRIVPGVEKGPGFRKGHIIAPADIPLLLQMGKEHVYALRLGAGQLHEDDAAMRLARAVGGAGVAPEAKCEGRVNLVAEHDGLLHVDVPALGRLNGLGELAVSTLHGLCAVRTGQMVAGMRVIPLIVHEQLLHQAERALDGAPVVSVLPFRRARVGMVTTGSEVFHGRIKDKFGPVVRRKFAELGSEVVRQVLVADDHDATARAIRELVGEGADMVVVTGGMSVDPDDQTPAGIRAAGARVVAYGAPVLPGSMFMLAYLGEVPVMGLPGCVMYHRASIFDLVAPRLLAGLAVTREDITALGHGGLCLGCQECRYPACPFGKGA; from the coding sequence ATGCAAGGTCACGAGCACGGTCTTTCCATCGTCCCGGTCCACGAGGCCGTGGGCATGATGTTGTGTCACGACATGACGCGCATCGTCCCCGGCGTCGAAAAGGGGCCGGGGTTCCGCAAGGGGCACATCATCGCCCCGGCGGACATCCCCCTCCTTCTGCAAATGGGGAAGGAGCACGTCTACGCCCTGCGCCTTGGCGCGGGCCAACTGCATGAAGACGATGCCGCCATGCGTCTGGCGCGCGCCGTCGGTGGTGCAGGCGTGGCCCCGGAAGCCAAATGCGAGGGGCGGGTCAACCTTGTCGCCGAACACGACGGGCTGTTGCACGTCGATGTTCCCGCCCTTGGCCGACTGAATGGCCTGGGCGAACTTGCCGTGTCCACGCTGCACGGCCTGTGCGCGGTGCGTACGGGCCAGATGGTGGCGGGCATGCGCGTCATCCCTCTCATTGTCCACGAACAACTGCTGCACCAGGCCGAACGCGCCCTTGACGGTGCGCCGGTGGTTTCCGTGCTGCCCTTCCGCCGTGCCCGCGTTGGCATGGTGACCACAGGCAGCGAGGTGTTCCACGGTCGCATCAAGGACAAGTTCGGCCCCGTGGTGCGCCGCAAGTTCGCGGAACTCGGCAGCGAAGTGGTGCGTCAGGTGTTGGTGGCCGACGACCATGACGCCACGGCCCGGGCCATCCGCGAACTGGTGGGCGAAGGGGCGGACATGGTCGTCGTTACCGGCGGCATGTCCGTGGATCCCGACGACCAGACCCCGGCGGGCATCAGGGCCGCTGGGGCGCGCGTCGTCGCGTACGGAGCCCCGGTGCTGCCGGGCTCCATGTTCATGTTGGCGTATCTCGGCGAGGTGCCCGTCATGGGCCTTCCCGGGTGTGTCATGTATCACCGTGCGTCGATCTTCGACCTCGTGGCGCCCCGGCTGCTGGCCGGGCTTGCCGTCACGCGGGAGGACATCACCGCGCTCGGTCATGGCGGCCTGTGCCTCGGCTGCCAGGAATGCCGGTATCCCGCCTGCCCCTTCGGCAAGGGCGCGTAG
- a CDS encoding molybdopterin-dependent aldehyde oxidoreductase yields MINKHFIVNGIPRNLVVDPEATLADVLRGQLLLTGVKVGCGEGQCGACSVILDGKVVRSCAYKMRRLPDGASVTTIEGVGSPDCLHPLQLAWTAHGGAQCGFCTPGFIVSARQLLEENKSPSRDDVRDWFQKHRNVCRCTGYKPLVDAVMDAAKVLRGEMSADELCFKIPADGRIWGSKYPRPSAIAKVTGTCDYGADLGLKMPSDALHLALVQADVSHAKILSIDTAEAQKMPGVHSVLTHKDVKGKNRITGLITFPSNKGDGWDRPILCDEKVFQYGDALAIVCADSEKHARAAAEKVKVQLEELPAYMSAPAAMAEDAMEIHPGTPNVYFIQNIAKGADTKPIFDGADVVVEGDYYVSRQPHLPIEPDVGFAYTDGEGRLVIHSKSIGLHLHLYMIAPGLGIEPEKIVMVQNPTGGTFGYKFSPTMEALVGVAAMATGRPVHLRYNYRQQQNYTGKRSPFFVNARYAADKTGKIKAMETDWTVDHGPYSEFGDLLTLRGAQFGGAGYGIANIRGQGRTVCTNHAWGAAFRGYGAPEIEFPTEVLMDELAEKMGMDPLELRYINVYRKGDTNPTGQDPEVYSLPEMIDILRPKYKAAQEAAKAGSTAAVKKGVGVAVGVYGCGLDGPDTSEADAELNPDGTVTIYNCWEDHGQGADMGSLGTAHEALRPLGIAPQNIRLVLNDTSKAPNSGPAGGSRSQYVTGNAVRVACENLVEAMRKPGGFRTYQEMVDEKIATKHRGAWTAAGTHCDENAQGKPFTSYMYGVFMAEVAVELATGKTTVDKLTLVADIGKVCNKLVTDGQLYGGLAQGVGLALSEDYEDLKKHATMAGAGVPYIKDIPDNIELIYVETPRGDGPFGASGVGELPLSAPHASIINGIYHACGVRIRHLPALPEKVLAGLKGA; encoded by the coding sequence ATGATCAACAAGCATTTCATCGTCAACGGCATACCCCGCAACCTTGTCGTCGATCCGGAAGCGACGCTGGCGGACGTGCTGCGCGGCCAACTGCTGCTCACCGGCGTCAAGGTGGGCTGCGGCGAAGGCCAGTGCGGCGCGTGCAGCGTCATCCTTGACGGCAAGGTGGTGCGCTCGTGCGCGTACAAGATGCGCCGCCTGCCCGACGGGGCATCGGTGACCACCATCGAGGGCGTGGGCAGCCCCGACTGCCTGCACCCGCTGCAACTGGCGTGGACGGCCCACGGCGGCGCGCAGTGCGGCTTCTGCACGCCGGGCTTCATCGTTTCGGCCAGGCAGTTGCTGGAAGAAAACAAGAGCCCCAGCCGCGACGACGTGCGCGACTGGTTCCAGAAGCACCGCAACGTCTGCCGCTGCACTGGCTACAAGCCTCTGGTCGATGCGGTCATGGACGCCGCCAAGGTGCTGCGCGGCGAGATGAGCGCCGACGAACTCTGCTTCAAGATTCCCGCCGATGGCCGCATCTGGGGATCGAAGTACCCCCGCCCCTCCGCCATTGCCAAGGTAACGGGCACCTGCGACTACGGTGCGGACCTGGGTCTGAAGATGCCCTCCGATGCCCTGCACCTTGCGTTGGTGCAGGCGGACGTGTCGCACGCCAAAATCCTGTCCATCGACACCGCCGAAGCGCAGAAGATGCCCGGCGTGCACAGCGTGCTCACCCACAAGGACGTCAAGGGCAAGAACCGCATCACCGGCCTGATCACCTTCCCGTCCAACAAGGGCGACGGCTGGGACCGGCCCATCCTGTGCGACGAGAAGGTGTTCCAGTACGGTGACGCACTGGCCATCGTCTGCGCCGACAGCGAAAAGCACGCCCGCGCCGCCGCCGAGAAGGTGAAGGTGCAGCTGGAAGAACTGCCCGCCTACATGAGCGCCCCGGCGGCCATGGCCGAAGACGCCATGGAAATCCACCCCGGCACGCCCAACGTGTACTTCATCCAGAACATCGCCAAGGGCGCGGATACCAAGCCCATCTTCGACGGGGCCGACGTGGTGGTGGAAGGCGACTACTACGTGAGTCGCCAGCCGCACCTGCCCATCGAGCCGGACGTGGGCTTTGCCTACACCGACGGCGAAGGGCGCCTCGTCATCCATTCCAAGTCCATCGGCCTGCACCTGCATCTGTACATGATCGCCCCCGGCCTTGGCATCGAGCCGGAGAAGATCGTCATGGTGCAGAACCCCACGGGCGGTACCTTCGGCTACAAGTTCAGCCCCACCATGGAAGCCCTGGTGGGTGTGGCGGCCATGGCCACGGGCCGCCCGGTGCACCTGCGCTACAACTATCGCCAGCAGCAGAACTACACGGGCAAGCGCTCGCCGTTCTTCGTCAACGCGCGTTATGCCGCCGACAAGACCGGCAAGATCAAGGCCATGGAAACCGACTGGACCGTGGACCATGGCCCGTACTCCGAGTTCGGCGACCTTTTGACCCTGCGCGGTGCGCAGTTCGGGGGCGCGGGCTACGGCATCGCCAACATCCGGGGCCAGGGCCGCACGGTGTGCACCAACCACGCCTGGGGGGCCGCCTTCCGCGGCTACGGCGCGCCGGAAATCGAGTTCCCGACCGAAGTGCTGATGGACGAACTGGCCGAAAAGATGGGCATGGACCCGCTGGAGCTGCGCTACATCAACGTGTACCGCAAGGGCGACACCAACCCCACCGGGCAGGACCCGGAAGTGTACAGCCTGCCGGAAATGATCGACATCCTGCGGCCCAAGTACAAGGCGGCACAGGAGGCAGCCAAGGCCGGTTCCACGGCGGCGGTCAAGAAGGGCGTGGGCGTTGCCGTGGGCGTGTACGGCTGCGGCCTTGACGGGCCGGACACCTCGGAAGCCGATGCCGAACTGAACCCCGACGGCACCGTGACCATCTACAACTGCTGGGAAGACCACGGCCAGGGTGCGGACATGGGCAGCCTGGGCACCGCCCACGAGGCGCTGCGTCCGCTGGGCATCGCCCCGCAGAACATCCGCCTGGTGCTCAACGACACCAGCAAGGCGCCCAACAGCGGCCCGGCGGGCGGCAGCCGGTCGCAGTACGTCACCGGCAACGCCGTGCGTGTGGCCTGCGAAAACCTTGTGGAAGCCATGCGCAAGCCCGGCGGTTTCCGCACCTACCAGGAGATGGTGGACGAAAAGATCGCCACCAAGCATCGCGGTGCGTGGACGGCGGCGGGCACCCACTGCGATGAAAACGCGCAAGGCAAGCCCTTCACCTCCTACATGTACGGCGTGTTCATGGCCGAAGTGGCCGTGGAACTGGCCACCGGCAAGACAACGGTGGACAAGCTGACCCTGGTGGCCGACATCGGCAAGGTCTGCAACAAGCTGGTCACCGACGGCCAGTTGTACGGCGGCCTGGCCCAGGGCGTGGGCCTGGCCCTGTCCGAAGACTACGAGGACCTCAAGAAGCACGCCACCATGGCGGGTGCGGGCGTTCCGTACATCAAGGACATTCCCGACAACATCGAACTGATCTACGTGGAAACCCCGCGCGGCGACGGTCCGTTCGGCGCGTCGGGCGTGGGCGAACTGCCGCTCAGCGCACCGCACGCGTCCATCATCAACGGCATCTACCATGCCTGCGGCGTGCGCATTCGCCACTTGCCCGCCCTGCCGGAAAAGGTGCTGGCGGGTCTGAAGGGCGCGTAG
- a CDS encoding pyridine nucleotide-disulfide oxidoreductase/dicluster-binding protein — MDQTPLRDWESRCIQEEPPRCQAACPLHVDARAFLGHVAQGRWREARGMLERTMPLPGVLARLCEAPCEAACLREAAGGTIAVGALERACAALSAPAADPRPLPGRGLRAAVLGGGLAALTVAWDLAKKGHAVTLAGWLEDGGEHGGEGDARMAAAGRLAAIPPDVLPPDVLRKELDRLAGLKVRFASPVAPTAAVLEEMRAAHGAVFVTWSPAAARALHLPDRSQCDALTLAHPDLPGVFCGGWPAEGPTGSARCIDEAADGRHAATSMDRHLTGVSLEAGRERQGPFETRLFTSLDGVQPEAPVALPALPPAGQGGGDPASDIADAPYRAEAARCLQCQCLECVKVCPYLEKYGEYPKKHARRIYNNLSIVKGVHQANRFINSCSLCGLCGTVCPTGFDMAPLCHEARRTMVHDGKMPPSTHEFALDDMAFSNGPHAALLRAPAGAESCAWLFLPSCQLAASAPDRVAQAWTILADRLPGGTGIALRCCGAPALWAGRDDLAAAAAEELRNGWEIMGRPTLVVGCPSCATTLRTLLPDLPQTPLWSVLADYGTGGHEPTVPAALTLHDPCAAREDEPLRATVRGLLAARGVTVHEPELTGPHTECCGYGGLMAEADPDLARAVIQRRADASDLPFVTYCAMCRDRLAEAGSPASHLLDLLLPPLPVGNPDPAAPGPHITARQENRARLRDRLLREVYGEAPPDAAPEVPLRITPDMRVVMERRRILDDDLRGVIAEAERAGRYFIDADTGMRLACLRRVRVTHWAGYEPVQAGESGDAGTPAYAIRQAYAHRMVLPQGPPAGGWKESPHEPAYLPASGNWVCACGGAPRPLSVELTYLGSTFNVRLLTCPDCGQVLVDEALALGKMLEVEQLLEDK; from the coding sequence ATGGACCAGACCCCGCTGCGCGACTGGGAGTCGCGCTGCATACAGGAAGAACCGCCTCGCTGTCAGGCGGCGTGCCCGCTGCACGTGGATGCACGTGCCTTTCTGGGCCATGTGGCGCAAGGCCGCTGGCGCGAGGCGCGCGGCATGCTGGAACGCACCATGCCCCTGCCCGGCGTGCTGGCCCGGCTGTGCGAGGCCCCGTGCGAGGCGGCCTGCCTGCGCGAAGCGGCGGGCGGAACCATTGCCGTGGGCGCGCTGGAGCGGGCCTGCGCCGCGCTGTCCGCCCCGGCGGCGGACCCGCGCCCCCTGCCGGGGCGGGGGCTGCGCGCCGCCGTGCTGGGGGGCGGGCTGGCCGCGCTGACCGTGGCCTGGGACCTTGCGAAAAAGGGCCATGCGGTAACCCTGGCCGGGTGGCTGGAAGACGGTGGAGAGCATGGGGGCGAGGGCGATGCCCGAATGGCCGCTGCTGGCCGCCTTGCAGCCATCCCGCCGGATGTGTTGCCGCCGGATGTCCTGCGCAAGGAACTGGATCGGTTGGCCGGGCTCAAGGTGCGCTTTGCATCGCCGGTCGCCCCCACGGCGGCGGTGCTGGAAGAGATGCGTGCCGCGCACGGGGCGGTGTTCGTGACGTGGAGTCCGGCGGCGGCCCGCGCGCTGCATCTGCCGGACCGCAGCCAGTGCGATGCGCTGACCCTGGCCCACCCCGACCTGCCCGGCGTGTTCTGCGGCGGCTGGCCTGCGGAAGGCCCGACAGGTTCCGCACGTTGCATCGACGAGGCCGCCGATGGACGACATGCCGCCACATCCATGGACCGCCACCTGACCGGCGTTTCGCTGGAGGCAGGCCGCGAACGGCAGGGACCGTTCGAAACGCGATTGTTCACCAGCCTGGATGGCGTGCAGCCTGAGGCGCCCGTGGCGCTGCCCGCGCTGCCGCCCGCAGGGCAGGGGGGAGGCGATCCCGCCTCCGACATTGCAGACGCGCCGTATCGCGCCGAGGCCGCCCGCTGCCTGCAATGCCAGTGTCTGGAATGCGTGAAGGTGTGTCCGTACCTGGAAAAATACGGCGAATATCCCAAAAAGCACGCCCGGCGCATCTACAACAACCTGTCCATCGTCAAGGGCGTGCATCAGGCCAACCGGTTCATCAATTCGTGCAGTCTGTGCGGGCTGTGCGGCACGGTGTGCCCCACCGGGTTCGACATGGCCCCGTTGTGCCACGAGGCGCGGCGTACCATGGTGCATGACGGCAAGATGCCGCCCTCCACCCACGAATTTGCGCTGGACGACATGGCCTTCAGCAACGGGCCGCATGCCGCGCTGCTGCGCGCCCCGGCGGGGGCAGAATCCTGCGCGTGGCTGTTCCTGCCCAGCTGCCAGCTTGCGGCGTCTGCGCCGGACAGGGTGGCGCAGGCGTGGACCATTCTGGCCGACCGTCTGCCCGGCGGCACGGGCATTGCCTTGCGCTGTTGCGGCGCGCCCGCGCTGTGGGCCGGGCGCGACGATCTGGCCGCTGCCGCCGCCGAGGAACTGCGCAATGGGTGGGAAATCATGGGCCGTCCCACGCTGGTGGTGGGGTGTCCGTCCTGCGCCACCACCTTGCGCACGCTGCTGCCCGATTTGCCCCAGACCCCGCTGTGGTCCGTGCTGGCGGACTACGGGACCGGCGGACACGAACCGACCGTTCCGGCGGCGCTGACCCTGCACGACCCCTGCGCCGCGCGCGAGGACGAACCCCTGCGCGCCACGGTGCGCGGCCTGCTGGCCGCGCGCGGGGTGACGGTGCATGAGCCGGAGCTGACCGGGCCGCACACCGAATGTTGCGGCTACGGCGGCCTGATGGCCGAGGCAGACCCCGACCTTGCCCGCGCCGTCATCCAGCGCAGGGCCGATGCCTCGGACCTGCCCTTCGTCACCTACTGCGCCATGTGCCGCGACCGGCTGGCCGAGGCGGGCAGCCCCGCCAGCCACCTGCTGGACCTGCTGCTGCCCCCGCTGCCCGTCGGCAACCCCGACCCGGCAGCGCCCGGCCCGCACATCACCGCCCGACAGGAAAACCGCGCCCGACTGCGCGACCGCCTGCTGCGCGAGGTGTACGGCGAAGCTCCGCCCGATGCTGCGCCGGAGGTGCCCCTGCGCATCACGCCGGACATGCGGGTGGTGATGGAGCGGCGGCGTATTCTTGATGATGACCTGCGCGGCGTGATCGCTGAAGCCGAGCGTGCCGGGCGCTATTTCATCGACGCCGATACCGGCATGCGTCTGGCCTGTTTGCGTCGGGTGCGGGTTACCCACTGGGCGGGCTACGAACCCGTGCAGGCAGGGGAATCCGGCGATGCAGGTACGCCCGCCTACGCCATCCGGCAGGCATACGCCCATCG